The proteins below are encoded in one region of Manis pentadactyla isolate mManPen7 chromosome 2, mManPen7.hap1, whole genome shotgun sequence:
- the SPZ1 gene encoding LOW QUALITY PROTEIN: spermatogenic leucine zipper protein 1 (The sequence of the model RefSeq protein was modified relative to this genomic sequence to represent the inferred CDS: inserted 2 bases in 2 codons), whose translation MSETAKSMEVSTLSETLKPSPDLNQESLDPQIIITFIETGAYSPVSWGSLPSLKNSHYQATEQQTAQKFENLLKEMKHTIKDVMSYEEITEAKDSFEETNMSDDVSEFKEKIRGLDKIXVLLKNLLGTLDLEREQNAKKQEMILEDQNCKDTVQGLSRDLAHCSIGKRSLNETQLSKDKAQKRLPHVQEENIKLRNNMVQLIQEAEHWSVQHFELSELIKSYQKSQKDLRETVKNNGVIFQTQPNNDVLAEHELEEQVRRLKHDTYSLHLIAALLENECQIVQQIIELFKELHHQKERAVQEKPIRINYEQDENLSEAERVEMCKHKMEETVGTVKKTDKFYRSLDVCHNKKAHNNCFNTQVARRTLXGKKKSASSLR comes from the exons ATGGAAGTGTCCACCCTCTCTGAAACTCTTAAGCCGAGTCCTGATCTCAATCAGGAGTCTTTGGACCCTCAGATCATAATCACCTTTATCGAAACTGGAGCATATTCTCCTGTCTCCTggggctccctcccttccctaaaGAACAGCCACTATCAGGCAACTGAACAACAGACAGCACAGAAGTTTGAAAATctcttaaaagaaatgaaacatactatTAAAGACGTGATGAGTTATGAAGAGATTACTGAAGCAAAAGATTCGTTTGAGGAAACCAATATGTCTGATGATGTGtcagaatttaaagaaaaaatcagaggACTTGATAAAA AAGTGCTATTGAAAAACCTGCTTGGTACTTTAGACCTAGAGAGAGAACagaatgcaaagaaacaggagaTGATATTAGAAGACCAGAACTGCAAGGACACAGTACAAGGTCTTTCAAGGGATTTGGCACATTGTTCAATAGGAAAAAGATCCCTAAATGAAACTCAACTAAGTAAGgacaaagcacaaaagagattgCCTCACGTTCAAGAAGAAAATATCAAACTTAGGAACAACATGGTGCAGTTAATACAGGAAGCAGAACACTGGAGTGTACAACATTTTGAGCTTAGTGAGCTAATAAAATCATATCAGAAATCTCAGAAAGACTTAAGAGAAACTGTTAAAAATAATGGAGTCATTTTCCAAACTCAGCCAAATAATGACGTTCTAGCTGAGCATGAGCTGGAGGAACAAGTGAGGAGACTGAAACATGACACGTATTCATTGCATTTGATTGCAGCTTTGCTGGAGAATGAATGCCAGATCGTACAGCAGATAATAGAGCTTTTCAAGGAACTCCATCATCAGAAGGAGAGAGCTGTGCAAGAGAAACCAATTCGGATAAACTATGAACAAGATGAGAACCTATCAGAAGCAGAGAGGGTGGAAATGTGTAAGCataaaatggaagaaacagtGGGCACAgttaagaaaacagacaaattctACAGAAGCCTGGATGTTTGTCATAATAAGAAAGCTCATAATAACTGTTTCAATACTCAGGTTGCAAGAAGAACTC GGGGAAAAAAGAAGTCAGCCAGCAGCCTAAGATAG